From the Flavimarina sp. Hel_I_48 genome, one window contains:
- a CDS encoding bifunctional ADP-dependent NAD(P)H-hydrate dehydratase/NAD(P)H-hydrate epimerase, whose amino-acid sequence MKILNRDQIYKADQATIQNQDITSLTLMERASGKAFDWLNNNLSKTEKIHVFCGIGNNGGDGLVIARRLLAEGFKVQTYIVAYADKRSADFEASKKKLEKEENAKVQEIQESSELPEIKPEETVIDAIFGIGYNRPAPEWVQELFRHINNSSAFVVGIDIASGLYLDEVPKEDEPVVQVDMLLTFQVPKLVMFLPQTGKNIKEWKVLDIGLDDAYLSEAQTDIRLIDFAEIKKRYKKRDKYTHKGTFGHSLIIGGSYGKMGAVVLSAKACLKAGSGLVSTYIPQFAMPILQSTIPEVMVLTDRHTGKMIEEIAFDLEPDVIGIGMGMETAPITIKALGNFLKVNQKPLVIDADALNCISKNKEFLNALPPETVLTPHPKELQRLIGEWEDDFDKLEKAKEFASTYNLVLVIKGANTITVHNKQLYINTTGNPGMATGGTGDVLTGIITALIAQGYSSLNAAIVGVYLHGLAGDLAAKKMGFEALSVGDVVAHIGKAYLKISGKMD is encoded by the coding sequence ATGAAAATTTTAAATCGCGATCAAATCTATAAGGCAGATCAAGCGACGATACAGAATCAAGATATCACGTCTTTGACACTTATGGAGCGGGCTTCTGGCAAAGCGTTTGACTGGCTCAACAACAACCTATCGAAAACGGAAAAAATCCATGTTTTTTGTGGAATAGGGAATAATGGAGGCGACGGTCTCGTGATTGCAAGAAGGTTGCTTGCCGAAGGTTTTAAGGTGCAAACCTATATAGTTGCCTACGCTGATAAACGATCTGCCGATTTTGAAGCTTCTAAAAAGAAACTTGAAAAGGAAGAAAACGCCAAAGTTCAGGAAATTCAGGAATCTAGTGAACTGCCAGAAATTAAGCCAGAAGAGACCGTTATAGATGCCATTTTTGGTATTGGTTACAATCGGCCGGCGCCAGAGTGGGTGCAGGAGTTATTCAGGCATATCAATAATAGCAGCGCTTTTGTGGTTGGAATAGATATCGCTTCCGGACTTTATCTTGACGAAGTGCCAAAAGAGGATGAACCGGTCGTACAGGTGGATATGTTATTGACTTTTCAGGTGCCCAAGTTGGTCATGTTTCTACCACAAACCGGTAAAAATATTAAAGAATGGAAAGTGCTTGATATAGGACTTGATGATGCATACCTTTCCGAAGCGCAGACCGATATACGTCTGATAGACTTTGCCGAAATCAAAAAACGCTATAAAAAGCGCGATAAATACACCCACAAAGGAACTTTTGGACATAGTCTAATAATAGGCGGTAGCTACGGAAAAATGGGTGCTGTTGTCCTTTCGGCGAAAGCGTGCCTCAAAGCAGGCAGCGGACTCGTTTCTACCTATATTCCGCAGTTTGCCATGCCTATTTTACAGAGCACGATTCCAGAAGTTATGGTGCTTACAGATAGGCATACCGGGAAAATGATAGAAGAAATAGCCTTTGATCTGGAACCAGATGTCATCGGGATAGGTATGGGAATGGAAACCGCACCCATTACCATCAAGGCTTTGGGGAATTTTCTGAAAGTCAATCAAAAACCGCTGGTCATAGACGCAGATGCGCTAAACTGTATTTCTAAAAATAAAGAGTTCCTCAACGCATTGCCGCCGGAAACGGTGCTGACGCCACATCCCAAAGAGCTTCAGCGGTTAATAGGGGAGTGGGAAGACGATTTTGACAAACTGGAAAAGGCAAAAGAATTCGCTTCAACATATAATCTGGTGCTCGTTATCAAGGGCGCAAATACGATAACCGTTCACAACAAGCAATTGTATATCAATACCACGGGAAATCCTGGTATGGCAACCGGCGGCACCGGTGATGTGCTTACGGGAATCATAACCGCACTCATCGCACAAGGATATTCTTCGTTAAATGCCGCTATAGTGGGCGTTTACCTTCACGGACTTGCAGGCGATCTGGCTGCTAAAAAAATGGGATTTGAAGCTTTGAGCGTGGGTGATGTAGTTGCCCATATAGGAAAAGCTTATCTTAAAATTTCTGGAAAAATGGACTAA
- a CDS encoding DUF6787 family protein, with product MEEFKRKWEITKNWQLFYPVFGVLLSLGFGLLIAWRIGESYYSSHELYFLFTAILTLLFTYLIIKICLFCFVKLKNKWKVNARWEFIAIFIVFAITGSTAGRLSSPVMDALGLGSDAISGWIYWPLRIILIFPLYQILLILVGWIFGQYDFFYAFEKKMLSRFGLGFLFKK from the coding sequence GTGGAAGAATTTAAAAGAAAATGGGAAATAACCAAAAACTGGCAACTGTTTTACCCGGTTTTTGGAGTGCTGTTGTCGCTGGGATTTGGCCTTCTTATCGCCTGGCGCATAGGCGAATCTTATTATAGTTCGCACGAATTGTATTTCCTTTTTACCGCTATCCTCACATTGCTTTTCACGTATCTTATCATCAAAATCTGCCTGTTTTGTTTTGTAAAACTGAAAAATAAATGGAAGGTAAATGCCCGGTGGGAATTTATCGCTATTTTCATCGTATTTGCCATCACCGGCTCTACCGCCGGCCGTTTATCAAGCCCCGTGATGGATGCCCTGGGATTGGGCAGCGATGCTATTTCGGGATGGATTTACTGGCCGTTGCGCATTATACTTATCTTCCCGCTGTACCAAATACTTTTGATTCTCGTGGGATGGATTTTTGGTCAATATGACTTTTTCTACGCTTTTGAAAAGAAGATGCTGTCCCGGTTTGGCCTCGGGTTTTTATTCAAAAAGTAG
- the thrA gene encoding bifunctional aspartate kinase/homoserine dehydrogenase I: MRVLKFGGTSVGSVDNIKQVIKIAEQAAAKENIVIVVSAFGGITDMLLKSGIAASTKNDYKEVLGEITGKHISFTNALLENDTEAVQEVETILDELKSLLEGIHLINELSPKTVDKLLAFGELLSSNIIARAMYAANLDATRKDSRDLITTNDKHTRASVNYKVTNAQLEHYFAKAKHNITVMPGFVASTATGETSTLGRGGSDFTAAIIAAALEVDEVEIYTDVSGMYTANPKIVKQARPIADISYHEAMELSHFGAKVLYPPTIVPVMSKNIPIRIKNTMRPEDPGTLIHTSEAQGGNPIKGLSNINNTALLTLEGGGMVGMPGISKRLFETLSKEAINVILITQASSEHSICLGVMEEDAGRAKLAIDEEFQNEITLNKIDPLTIEIGLSIIALVGDRMKSHQGTSGKMFSTLGQNNVNIRAIAQGASEKNISAVIAQRDVKKALNSLHERFFEEQRKQLNLFITGVGNVGARLLDQIAQQQQYLKSELKINLRVLGLSNSRKMVIKKNGIDLSSWKEALENGEDATIDTYYEKIVALNQRNSIFVDITANADVAAVYGKYLKQSIAVVACNKIACSADYEQYEKLKELSKNYNAPLLFETNVGAGLPIIDTLNNLIASGDRVRKIQAVLSGSLNFVFNNFAPGGNFHDVVQEAKAEGFTEPDPRIDLSGVDVARKILILARESGLKMNLEDIENKSFLTENNLKSDSVDHFFETLKEDAAHFEQLVSAAAAKGNRLKYVAELDNGKASVGLQDVPQGHPFYNLEGKDNIVLFFTDRYPEQPLLIKGAGAGGDVTASGLFSDIIRTSTF, from the coding sequence ATGCGTGTTTTAAAATTCGGTGGCACTTCCGTGGGAAGCGTTGACAACATAAAACAAGTAATCAAAATTGCTGAACAGGCTGCGGCCAAAGAAAATATAGTCATTGTCGTTTCCGCTTTTGGCGGAATTACGGATATGCTTTTAAAATCTGGTATTGCGGCAAGTACAAAAAATGATTACAAGGAAGTGTTAGGGGAAATTACCGGAAAGCACATTTCTTTTACAAATGCCCTTCTGGAAAATGATACGGAGGCCGTTCAAGAAGTGGAAACGATCCTTGACGAATTGAAAAGCCTGCTGGAAGGGATTCATCTTATTAATGAACTTTCCCCAAAAACCGTTGATAAACTACTTGCTTTTGGTGAATTATTATCTTCTAATATCATCGCCCGCGCGATGTATGCAGCAAATCTGGACGCCACCAGAAAAGACAGCCGTGACCTGATTACCACAAATGATAAGCATACCCGGGCTTCTGTAAATTATAAAGTGACCAACGCCCAACTAGAGCATTATTTTGCAAAAGCGAAGCACAATATCACGGTAATGCCCGGTTTTGTTGCAAGCACCGCCACGGGAGAAACCAGTACACTGGGCCGCGGGGGTTCAGACTTTACCGCTGCGATTATCGCGGCAGCGCTTGAGGTGGATGAAGTTGAGATCTATACTGATGTGAGCGGTATGTATACCGCCAACCCAAAGATCGTCAAGCAGGCACGTCCCATCGCAGATATTTCCTATCATGAGGCCATGGAGCTTTCGCATTTTGGCGCAAAAGTGCTCTACCCACCCACCATTGTACCGGTAATGAGCAAAAATATTCCCATTCGCATCAAAAATACGATGAGACCCGAAGACCCCGGTACACTTATCCATACGAGTGAAGCCCAGGGCGGCAATCCTATAAAAGGGCTCAGCAATATCAATAATACCGCACTTCTCACCTTAGAAGGTGGCGGTATGGTAGGAATGCCCGGTATAAGCAAGCGCTTGTTTGAAACGCTTTCCAAAGAAGCGATCAATGTAATTTTGATCACGCAGGCATCCAGCGAACACAGTATTTGCCTGGGTGTAATGGAAGAAGATGCCGGGCGTGCAAAACTTGCCATTGATGAAGAATTTCAAAATGAGATCACACTCAACAAAATCGATCCACTCACCATTGAAATTGGGCTTTCCATCATTGCCCTCGTAGGGGATAGAATGAAGAGCCACCAGGGCACCAGCGGAAAAATGTTCAGTACCCTTGGGCAGAATAACGTAAATATTCGCGCCATTGCACAGGGAGCAAGCGAAAAAAATATTTCTGCTGTGATTGCCCAGCGTGATGTAAAAAAAGCCCTTAACAGTTTGCATGAGCGCTTTTTTGAAGAACAGCGCAAGCAGCTCAATTTATTCATTACCGGTGTGGGCAATGTGGGTGCACGACTGCTTGATCAGATTGCACAACAGCAGCAATACCTTAAAAGCGAACTCAAAATAAACCTGCGGGTGCTCGGTTTGAGCAACTCACGTAAAATGGTGATCAAAAAGAACGGAATTGACCTCAGTTCATGGAAAGAAGCCCTTGAAAATGGGGAGGATGCCACTATTGACACCTACTACGAGAAAATCGTCGCGCTCAACCAGCGCAATAGTATATTTGTGGATATAACCGCAAATGCTGATGTTGCTGCTGTTTATGGTAAATATTTGAAGCAAAGTATTGCGGTTGTAGCCTGTAATAAAATTGCCTGCTCAGCAGATTATGAGCAGTATGAAAAGTTAAAAGAACTCAGTAAAAACTACAATGCGCCCCTGCTTTTTGAAACGAACGTGGGTGCGGGCCTTCCCATTATAGACACCCTAAACAATCTTATCGCATCGGGAGACCGGGTTCGCAAGATACAGGCGGTACTTTCGGGAAGTTTGAATTTTGTGTTCAATAATTTTGCTCCCGGCGGAAACTTTCACGATGTGGTTCAAGAGGCAAAAGCCGAAGGATTTACAGAACCTGATCCACGTATTGACCTCAGCGGTGTGGATGTTGCCAGGAAAATTCTGATTTTAGCACGGGAAAGCGGATTAAAAATGAACCTTGAGGATATTGAAAACAAGTCCTTTTTAACCGAAAACAACCTGAAAAGTGACAGCGTTGACCACTTTTTTGAAACCTTAAAAGAAGATGCCGCACACTTTGAGCAATTGGTTTCCGCTGCTGCAGCAAAAGGCAACCGTCTTAAATATGTAGCAGAACTTGATAACGGCAAAGCCAGTGTGGGCCTGCAGGATGTACCGCAGGGTCATCCTTTTTATAACCTGGAAGGTAAAGACAATATCGTCCTGTTTTTTACAGACCGCTATCCAGAGCAGCCTTTACTTATTAAAGGTGCCGGTGCAGGTGGCGATGTTACCGCTTCGGGATTATTTTCAGATATTATAAGGACAAGCACTTTCTAA
- a CDS encoding homoserine kinase has product MKELKQVRVFSPATVANVNCGFDVLGFALHGLGDEMVLRKVAQKGIKITSVTGAELPMETSQNVSGVAGEAMLNALNLDYGFEIEIHKKIRLGSGVGSSAASAAGVVFGINQFLKKPFSNLELTRFGMKGEAVASGNEHADNVAPCIYGGFTLITGYDPLKIVALPVPRDLFVTIIHPHISIKTREARELLPQQVSMQAAIQQSGNLAGLVAGLYENDYELIGTSTQDALVEGHRKALIPHFDELKATALKAGGLAFGISGSGPSMFTLTEGIETARNVEKKLVKVLAKHKLQTDSYVSSISTSGNQVLERN; this is encoded by the coding sequence ATGAAAGAATTGAAACAAGTGCGGGTCTTTTCACCGGCAACCGTCGCTAATGTAAATTGCGGTTTTGATGTGCTGGGCTTTGCCCTGCATGGGTTGGGCGACGAAATGGTCTTACGCAAAGTAGCGCAAAAAGGAATAAAAATCACTTCGGTCACCGGCGCCGAACTTCCCATGGAAACATCGCAGAATGTAAGCGGTGTTGCCGGTGAAGCCATGCTTAATGCCTTAAATCTGGATTATGGTTTTGAGATCGAAATTCATAAGAAGATCAGATTGGGCAGCGGCGTAGGAAGCAGTGCGGCCAGCGCGGCCGGTGTGGTTTTTGGTATCAACCAGTTTTTAAAAAAACCCTTTTCCAACCTGGAATTGACACGCTTTGGGATGAAAGGCGAGGCGGTGGCCAGTGGAAATGAACATGCAGATAATGTGGCGCCGTGCATCTATGGCGGTTTTACGCTTATAACCGGTTATGATCCCTTAAAAATCGTTGCGCTTCCCGTACCGCGCGATCTTTTTGTGACCATAATCCACCCGCATATCAGTATCAAGACCAGAGAAGCGCGCGAGCTTCTTCCGCAGCAGGTTTCCATGCAGGCGGCGATTCAGCAGAGCGGTAATCTTGCCGGACTTGTCGCCGGACTTTACGAGAACGACTACGAACTGATAGGAACGAGTACGCAGGATGCGCTCGTAGAAGGTCACCGCAAAGCGCTGATCCCGCACTTTGATGAGTTAAAAGCAACTGCGCTAAAAGCTGGCGGACTGGCGTTTGGGATCAGTGGATCTGGGCCTTCTATGTTTACTTTAACCGAAGGAATCGAGACCGCCAGAAATGTGGAAAAGAAATTAGTAAAGGTTCTCGCAAAACATAAGTTGCAAACCGATAGTTACGTATCATCCATATCCACTTCTGGAAATCAAGTGTTAGAACGCAATTAG